The following proteins come from a genomic window of Gimesia chilikensis:
- a CDS encoding ROK family transcriptional regulator, which translates to MNVRKVLEVIQSQGTLTRADVMRCSGISAPTVSKAVSALLDAGLLEERETAEFSVGRPGKLLQLPRFSAQVIGVVLDWDYCSIVASGLDGFLHEEKLDQFKTPSSYEDLINIISQKIMDLVKKEEIPALGVGITVPGLVNSNDGRIFLASNLHIVDGQAPAVDIAAKTNLECILVQKSTSLCLSEKTYGAGQDLEDFISLDVTSGFGMGAFTGGQLLDGQHGLAGEIAHITVEPQGGRVCGCGNQGCLETVATDMALTHYVSKRVGKELDFDAIKELVKQGELDITPELDRTIEFLGIGVAAAINIFNPSNIFISSRLFDLQDDVFSRMCELAKNRALKPSSSSCEIERSKGNKYLGAVAGIINHLANGLGPRLT; encoded by the coding sequence ATGAACGTTCGTAAGGTTTTGGAAGTTATCCAGAGCCAGGGAACATTAACTCGCGCTGATGTCATGCGTTGTTCTGGAATCAGTGCTCCTACTGTTTCCAAGGCGGTAAGTGCCCTGCTGGATGCGGGGTTGCTTGAGGAACGTGAGACAGCGGAATTTTCGGTGGGTCGTCCCGGCAAGCTGTTACAGTTACCGCGATTCAGTGCCCAGGTGATTGGCGTGGTTCTGGACTGGGATTATTGTTCAATCGTGGCCTCCGGTCTGGATGGTTTTCTGCACGAAGAAAAGCTCGATCAGTTCAAAACTCCTTCGTCGTATGAAGATCTGATTAATATCATTTCCCAGAAAATCATGGACCTGGTTAAGAAGGAGGAGATTCCTGCCCTGGGTGTCGGGATCACCGTGCCTGGTCTGGTTAACAGTAATGATGGTCGCATCTTCCTCGCGTCGAACCTGCACATTGTAGACGGACAGGCACCCGCGGTAGATATTGCTGCGAAGACTAATCTGGAATGCATCCTGGTGCAGAAATCCACCTCGTTGTGTCTCTCTGAAAAAACCTATGGTGCCGGCCAGGATCTGGAAGACTTCATCAGCCTGGACGTGACATCCGGTTTCGGTATGGGGGCCTTTACCGGCGGCCAGCTGCTGGATGGTCAACATGGTCTGGCGGGAGAAATCGCTCACATCACCGTCGAACCCCAGGGAGGACGTGTTTGTGGTTGTGGTAACCAGGGCTGCCTGGAAACCGTCGCGACCGACATGGCTTTGACTCATTATGTTTCGAAGCGGGTTGGCAAAGAGCTCGACTTTGATGCGATCAAAGAACTCGTGAAGCAGGGCGAACTCGATATTACACCGGAACTGGATCGCACGATCGAGTTCCTGGGAATCGGGGTGGCGGCTGCGATCAACATTTTCAATCCCTCGAATATCTTCATTTCCTCGCGGCTGTTTGATCTGCAGGACGATGTCTTCAGCAGAATGTGTGAACTGGCCAAGAATCGGGCTTTGAAACCTTCTTCCAGTTCTTGCGAGATTGAACGCTCGAAAGGGAATAAGTACCTGGGCGCTGTTGCCGGGATTATTAACCATCTGGCAAACGGTCTGGGACCGCGGTTGACCTAG